The genomic region TTGATTCAAGCAATCAGCTCAGGAACATGCTTACAACAATTTTACGGCCTGATCAGTGGTAAAGGAATTAAGGGCGGCAAGCCTTTTTTCCATATGGCTTCGATGGGATTGGATTCACTAACCGTCAAAAATATCGGCAAGCGCAAAGGCCCTCTGAATGACTCAATTTATATCTGGCATGGACTCAAAGCCTTGTGCTCCTTACATCATCCCACTGTCTCAGCGAGTGTTGACGGTCAGTCCGTCATTGATCACGAATCCGGATACGTGATCGTCGCCAACAACTCAGCTTACGCCAAAAACTTACAACTTGTCCCCGCCGCCAATCCTTCCAGAAGCGAGCTAATTCTCGGTTTTCTACCCGGAGCACGACACCAACACGAGTTGGTTAAAGCAATGAAAATTCTGCAGCGTAAACCCGCCAAACTACCCATGCGGTATTTCTCGGGAAAGAATATTTCCTGTACGCTGCATGAGAAATCCTATCCATTACAAGTTGATGGCGATTATTTCCGCAATCGCGATATTGAAGCTGAAAAAACAATCGAGTTTAGCGCCAGCCCAAAGCCCATAAGGGTATTGATTCCACCGTTTCTCAGTACCAACTGCTTCTCAAACTGAATCAAGGGCGTCCATATATGCTCTCAAATAAAATTCCCGATTCGGTTCAGTATCACCACTCCCCACCTTGGGAGGCGAGAAGTGAACTTACTGATTCAGAATTTTTATCTACTCTTAACTTCCGATCACTCCGTCATCATCCTTAGTAATCACGATTACCGAAGAACGAGGTTTTGAAACTGATGATCCTGTATAGGTTGTCGGCCCATTGTAACCATTATCCGGCCACGCAGAATTGTCGGTAAAACCGATCTGCCAATCTTCACCTGGATGCTGAATACCTACAAACATCGCTTTACCATCCGGTGTGGTAACCAAGCCGGTTACCTCACTATTGAGTGGACTGGTAAGAAAACGCTTGGTTTCACCAGTGGATGAATCTGCGCACATCATCATATTACCGCCGATGTTCACCCAATCTCCACTGGCATCACCTGCCTGATCCGTCTGAATCCACAAGCGCCCCTCCTTATCGAACCACAGACCATCAGGTGCGCCATAATCATCTCCATTGATATTGCCCACGTAACCATCATGACCGGTAGAATCGTAACTGCTACCCAAACTTTTGGCGTTAACTTTATCACCGCACTGTACAAAGATATCCCATTTAAAAGTAGTGGCAGTCACGCGCCTTTTATCCTCCCGCCAACGGATAATCTGACCGAAATCATTATCAGGACGCGGATTCGCAGCATCCACCGGCGGATTCGCACTACCTGCGCTACCGGTTCCATCCCTATTATTGCCTGAGACAGGTGTATTGCCACGACGACTGTTGTTGGTAAGCGTCATATAGATATCTCCGGTCAGAGGATGCACAGCGCCCCATTCTGGACGATCCATCATGGTGGCGCCCAAACGATCGGCTGCCTGGCGTGTCTTAATGAGTACTTCCGCCTGATCGGCAAAACCATTCTTGCGCGTCAATCCGTTCTTGCCCCATATCAGAGGCAGCCACTGACCACTGCCATCGGCATTAAATTTTGCTACATACAATGTGCCATGATCGAGCATATTCCGATTCTCAGCATGACCTCCTCGATTAATTTTTTTATCGCAAACGAACTTATAAATATATTCATTTCTTTCATCATCTCCCATGTAGAAAGCAACCCGGTCCTTATGATCGATTACAACCTGCGCACTCTCATGTTTCATTCTACCCATGGCAGTGCGCTTGATCGGTGTGCACTTCGGATCCCACGGATCGATCTCCACTACCCATCCGAAACGATTCGGTTCGTTGGGATGCAAATCTGCACGGAAACGTTCGTCAACTTCGTGCCAACGATAACCGAAGCCACCTTTAACCACGCCGTACCGAAGTTGATTCTGAATAATTTTAAGCGTGCGCTCTGGATCCGATTCTCCTTCCACCTCGCCGGTTTCATTGGAAAAATAACCATTCCAGTTTTCTTCGCAAGTCAGATAGGTACCCCAAGGCGTATATCCATGAGCACAATTGTTGAGTGTACCGATAACCCGGGTACCATGAGGATCGGCCGCCGTTTTCATTAATGCGTGTCCGGCGGCAGGACCACTGATCTTGCATAAGGTATTTCCCGTGATACGGCGATTTAAACGTGAATGCCGATTGACTCGCCACTGATGATG from Nitrosomonas ureae harbors:
- a CDS encoding PhoX family protein, which translates into the protein MSSKLHPDGRLNPSDVTRNDSDNSTLQEIVEQQKLTRRDFLVVSAGTTAAVTTLSVLSTAAIGEILNGAEVSHSLNPLGTIGFTPVSANTIPMTDGVTVPAGYSASVLVSWGDSLTSESHWDTVSALDETTQLHCYGAHTDGMHYFPFPGPFGNKRGLLVTNSEYCDPPLVNNIVPAANYATTAITLDMVRAQQAAHGINIVTIDKEHHQWRVNRHSRLNRRITGNTLCKISGPAAGHALMKTAADPHGTRVIGTLNNCAHGYTPWGTYLTCEENWNGYFSNETGEVEGESDPERTLKIIQNQLRYGVVKGGFGYRWHEVDERFRADLHPNEPNRFGWVVEIDPWDPKCTPIKRTAMGRMKHESAQVVIDHKDRVAFYMGDDERNEYIYKFVCDKKINRGGHAENRNMLDHGTLYVAKFNADGSGQWLPLIWGKNGLTRKNGFADQAEVLIKTRQAADRLGATMMDRPEWGAVHPLTGDIYMTLTNNSRRGNTPVSGNNRDGTGSAGSANPPVDAANPRPDNDFGQIIRWREDKRRVTATTFKWDIFVQCGDKVNAKSLGSSYDSTGHDGYVGNINGDDYGAPDGLWFDKEGRLWIQTDQAGDASGDWVNIGGNMMMCADSSTGETKRFLTSPLNSEVTGLVTTPDGKAMFVGIQHPGEDWQIGFTDNSAWPDNGYNGPTTYTGSSVSKPRSSVIVITKDDDGVIGS
- a CDS encoding diacylglycerol/lipid kinase family protein, which translates into the protein MNANLLFEPNPLIIKIPSPEKILIIYNPISSAGNTEALANKLDKELALHGKIVEVLTSEKKTKGYTSITEKIAANDLIVIVGGDGTIRKLLDLINKTNTPIYAIPGGNESLFARSYEMTTKTDDLIQAISSGTCLQQFYGLISGKGIKGGKPFFHMASMGLDSLTVKNIGKRKGPLNDSIYIWHGLKALCSLHHPTVSASVDGQSVIDHESGYVIVANNSAYAKNLQLVPAANPSRSELILGFLPGARHQHELVKAMKILQRKPAKLPMRYFSGKNISCTLHEKSYPLQVDGDYFRNRDIEAEKTIEFSASPKPIRVLIPPFLSTNCFSN